In Saccharothrix syringae, the following are encoded in one genomic region:
- a CDS encoding acyl-CoA thioesterase: MTTGNTTREDYRHWQRIPTRWHDNDVYGHVNNVVHYAFMDTVINTWLITEAGLDIHRGRAIGLCVESHCNYRASLAFPEAVDAGLRIGHLGRSSVRYEVGFYPEGKEDVVAEGHFVHVFVDRDTRKPVEIPAHLRGAMAGLVVA, encoded by the coding sequence GTGACGACCGGCAACACCACGCGTGAGGACTACCGGCACTGGCAGCGGATCCCGACCCGCTGGCACGACAACGACGTCTACGGGCACGTCAACAACGTCGTGCACTACGCGTTCATGGACACGGTGATCAACACGTGGTTGATCACCGAGGCCGGGTTGGACATCCACCGCGGCCGGGCGATCGGGCTGTGCGTGGAGTCCCACTGCAACTACCGGGCTTCCCTCGCGTTCCCCGAGGCCGTCGACGCCGGGCTGCGCATCGGGCACCTGGGCCGCTCCAGCGTGCGCTACGAGGTCGGGTTCTACCCCGAGGGCAAGGAGGACGTGGTGGCGGAAGGCCACTTCGTGCACGTGTTCGTCGACCGGGACACGCGCAAGCCGGTGGAGATCCCCGCGCACCTGCGCGGCGCGATGGCGGGGCTGGTGGTCGCGTGA
- a CDS encoding zinc-binding dehydrogenase, which produces MRTRGAVLTEVGGPLEVVDLELDPPGPGEVLVKVGATGLCHSDLSVIDGSRVRPLPMVLGHEAAGEVVETGPGAAEFAVGDRVVLSFVPACGSCRWCVAGRQALCEPGAAANRAGTLLGGDRRLRLPDGTRPHHHLGVSGFAEYAVVSEKSATRVPDDLPFEVAALFGCAVLTGAGAAFYSARVAPGDRVAVFGLGGVGLAALLAARAAGAAQVVAVDVVEHKRELALKLGATDAVAGGPDAVAAVRELTGGGADQVIDTTGVAAVLEQAYQATGAGGTTVTVGLPHPDRTVTLPALSLVAEERTLKGSYLGSCVPRRDVPRFVGLHRAGRLPVHELLSGRLSLEEVNTGFSRLAAGEAVRQVVVP; this is translated from the coding sequence GTGAGGACGCGAGGTGCGGTGCTGACGGAGGTCGGCGGGCCGCTGGAGGTGGTGGACCTGGAGCTGGACCCGCCGGGTCCGGGCGAGGTGCTGGTGAAGGTGGGCGCCACCGGGCTGTGCCACTCCGACCTGTCGGTGATCGACGGCTCGCGGGTCCGGCCGCTGCCCATGGTGCTCGGCCACGAGGCCGCGGGCGAGGTCGTGGAGACCGGGCCCGGCGCGGCGGAGTTCGCCGTCGGCGACCGGGTGGTGCTGTCGTTCGTGCCCGCCTGCGGCTCGTGCCGCTGGTGCGTGGCGGGCCGGCAGGCGCTGTGCGAGCCCGGCGCGGCGGCCAACCGCGCGGGCACGCTGCTGGGCGGCGACCGGCGGCTGCGGCTGCCCGACGGCACGCGCCCGCACCACCACCTGGGCGTGTCCGGGTTCGCCGAGTACGCCGTGGTGTCGGAGAAGTCCGCCACGCGCGTGCCCGACGACCTGCCGTTCGAGGTGGCCGCCCTGTTCGGCTGCGCGGTGCTCACCGGCGCGGGCGCGGCGTTCTACAGCGCGCGCGTGGCGCCGGGGGACCGGGTCGCGGTGTTCGGGCTCGGCGGCGTCGGCCTGGCCGCGCTGCTGGCCGCGCGGGCGGCGGGTGCCGCCCAGGTCGTCGCGGTGGACGTGGTGGAGCACAAGCGGGAGCTGGCCTTGAAGCTGGGCGCCACGGACGCGGTCGCGGGCGGGCCGGACGCGGTGGCGGCGGTGCGCGAGCTGACCGGCGGCGGTGCCGACCAGGTCATCGACACCACCGGCGTGGCCGCCGTGCTGGAGCAGGCGTACCAGGCCACCGGCGCGGGCGGCACCACGGTCACCGTGGGGCTGCCGCACCCCGACCGGACGGTGACGCTGCCGGCGCTGAGCCTGGTCGCCGAGGAGCGCACGCTCAAGGGCAGCTACCTGGGCTCCTGCGTGCCGCGGCGGGACGTGCCCCGGTTCGTGGGGCTGCACCGGGCGGGGCGCCTGCCCGTGCACGAGCTGCTGTCGGGGCGGCTGTCGCTGGAGGAGGTGAACACCGGGTTCAGCCGTTTGGCGGCCGGGGAAGCCGTCCGGCAGGTCGTCGTGCCGTGA
- a CDS encoding cyclase family protein — protein sequence MRRRSMLAGVVSAMGGVMAAGGGSAGAAGGPGRLGLQDYELVNLAHVNDPERTNVYPGDPEFTLSTVATVEDDGFYLQYARQGEHTGTHWGAPAHFNADQPHADELEPADLFLPAVKVDVRDRAARDADYEVSVADLQRWEREHGRIPREAAVVLWTGWEDRWGTPAFYNFDDAGQMHQPGFSLEAVEWLVRTGRLGRRGALGTDTFSPESALDAEYRVSKLLYREHRISLEVLANLASLPEQGAHVLVGGVVNRRGSGSPASVYAFVPRG from the coding sequence GTGCGCAGGCGGTCGATGCTCGCGGGTGTGGTTTCGGCGATGGGCGGCGTGATGGCCGCGGGCGGCGGGTCGGCGGGTGCCGCCGGCGGGCCGGGGCGGCTGGGGTTGCAGGACTACGAGCTGGTCAACCTCGCGCACGTCAACGACCCGGAGCGGACCAACGTCTACCCGGGCGACCCGGAGTTCACCCTCAGCACGGTCGCCACCGTGGAGGACGACGGGTTCTACCTCCAGTACGCGCGGCAGGGCGAGCACACCGGCACGCACTGGGGCGCGCCCGCGCACTTCAACGCCGACCAGCCCCACGCCGACGAGCTGGAGCCCGCGGACCTGTTCCTGCCCGCGGTCAAGGTCGACGTCCGGGACCGGGCCGCGCGCGACGCCGACTACGAGGTCAGCGTCGCCGACCTCCAGCGGTGGGAGCGGGAGCACGGCCGCATCCCGCGCGAGGCGGCCGTGGTCCTGTGGACCGGGTGGGAGGACCGCTGGGGCACGCCCGCGTTCTACAACTTCGACGACGCCGGGCAGATGCACCAGCCCGGGTTCTCGCTGGAGGCGGTGGAGTGGCTGGTGCGCACCGGGCGGCTGGGCAGGCGGGGCGCCCTGGGCACGGACACGTTCAGCCCGGAGTCGGCGCTGGACGCGGAGTACCGGGTGTCCAAGCTGCTCTACCGGGAGCACCGGATCAGCCTGGAGGTCCTGGCCAACCTGGCGAGCCTGCCCGAGCAGGGCGCGCACGTGCTGGTGGGCGGCGTGGTCAACCGGCGTGGTTCGGGGTCGCCGGCGAGCGTGTACGCGTTCGTGCCCAGGGGGTGA
- a CDS encoding GGDEF domain-containing protein: MIGTRRFAGTATVVLAIAVAASVAAGFDLVKDRAAVVLDDLAQLAAGLYATGCCWWTARRGTGPDRRWRVAMGLGTFGWSVGMALWTWYQVVEDRAVPSPSPADAGYLSIVPCAFVALLVIGNHRRSDSSDALLDHRSRSARVVLLLDGLIVVGSLFALTWTTALGGLVAAGNPSTAAFLVAVAYPVTDLALLVVVVVLSADRNVVLRPQLRLLGLGLAGLAASDLAFAYLVSVQAPEVPPLANAGFVLGPALIALAALAPTPSATGGPARNRRSWQWAYLLMPYVPLLVCTVLVLRRTVIGEVRPLDAVEIGCGFTVFVAVILRQLVTIVDNARLVLMLRESERVLEHQAHHDPLTGLANRAVFERRLDEALARHHDGGTPFGLLFVDLDDFKAVNDVSGHAHGDALLERVAQRLRGCVRDTDVVARLGGDEFGVLVEGVAEPERVAFRVLDSLGDEISASVGVVICAERDPETTAASVLKCADKAMYEAKRDGGRGLVIHP, translated from the coding sequence GTGATCGGGACGAGGCGGTTCGCCGGCACCGCGACGGTGGTGCTGGCGATCGCCGTGGCCGCGTCCGTGGCCGCCGGGTTCGACCTCGTCAAGGACCGCGCCGCCGTCGTGCTCGACGACCTGGCGCAGCTGGCCGCGGGCCTGTACGCCACCGGTTGCTGCTGGTGGACGGCGCGCCGGGGAACCGGGCCGGACCGCCGGTGGCGCGTGGCCATGGGCCTGGGCACGTTCGGCTGGTCGGTCGGCATGGCCCTGTGGACCTGGTACCAGGTGGTCGAGGACCGGGCCGTGCCCTCGCCGTCCCCCGCCGACGCCGGGTACCTGAGCATCGTGCCGTGCGCGTTCGTCGCGCTGCTGGTCATCGGCAACCACCGGCGGTCGGACTCGTCGGACGCGCTGCTGGACCACCGGTCGCGCAGCGCCCGCGTGGTGCTGCTGCTCGACGGGCTGATCGTGGTCGGGTCGCTGTTCGCGCTGACCTGGACCACGGCCCTGGGCGGCCTGGTGGCGGCGGGCAACCCGAGCACGGCGGCGTTCCTGGTGGCCGTGGCCTACCCGGTCACCGACCTGGCGCTGCTGGTCGTCGTGGTGGTGCTCAGCGCCGACCGGAACGTCGTGCTGCGGCCCCAGCTGCGCCTGCTCGGCCTGGGCCTGGCCGGCCTGGCGGCGTCCGACCTGGCGTTCGCCTACCTGGTCAGCGTCCAGGCGCCGGAGGTGCCGCCGCTGGCCAACGCGGGCTTCGTGCTCGGCCCCGCGCTCATCGCCCTGGCCGCCCTGGCGCCGACCCCGTCGGCGACCGGCGGCCCGGCGCGCAACCGGCGGTCGTGGCAGTGGGCGTACCTGCTGATGCCGTACGTGCCGCTGCTGGTCTGCACCGTGCTGGTGCTGCGCCGCACGGTGATCGGCGAGGTGCGGCCGCTGGACGCGGTGGAGATCGGGTGCGGGTTCACCGTGTTCGTGGCGGTGATCCTGCGGCAGCTGGTGACCATCGTGGACAACGCCAGGCTGGTGCTGATGCTGCGGGAGTCCGAAAGGGTGCTGGAGCACCAGGCGCACCACGACCCGCTGACCGGGCTGGCCAACCGCGCGGTGTTCGAGCGCAGGCTGGACGAGGCGCTGGCCCGCCACCACGACGGCGGCACCCCGTTCGGGCTGCTGTTCGTGGACCTGGACGACTTCAAGGCGGTCAACGACGTGTCCGGCCACGCGCACGGCGACGCGCTGCTGGAGCGGGTGGCCCAGCGGCTGCGCGGGTGCGTGCGCGACACCGACGTGGTGGCCCGGCTGGGCGGCGACGAGTTCGGCGTGCTGGTCGAGGGCGTGGCGGAACCGGAACGGGTCGCCTTCCGGGTGCTGGACAGCCTCGGCGACGAGATCAGCGCCTCGGTGGGCGTGGTGATCTGCGCCGAGCGCGACCCGGAGACCACCGCGGCGTCGGTGCTCAAGTGCGCGGACAAGGCCATGTACGAGGCCAAGCGGGACGGTGGCCGCGGCCTGGTCATCCACCCCTGA
- a CDS encoding MarR family winged helix-turn-helix transcriptional regulator has protein sequence MAEQGVPAAADVVTEQDYERFARHRIAEMGGDDSAFSLSYNVLHLAYMMITDYEALVHREQGWTMPGFRLMFKLWVLGPTQPARLADLSGTTRSAMSNLINTLERAGLVERTRDAQDRRVVFVALTEEGREAVSRVFPVQNAREARWFEALDSEERERVVGLIRRVVAGRPQ, from the coding sequence GTGGCAGAGCAAGGGGTCCCCGCCGCGGCCGACGTGGTGACGGAGCAGGACTACGAGCGCTTCGCGCGCCACCGGATCGCGGAGATGGGCGGCGACGACAGCGCGTTCAGCCTGTCGTACAACGTGCTGCACCTGGCGTACATGATGATCACCGACTACGAGGCGCTGGTGCACCGCGAGCAGGGGTGGACCATGCCCGGGTTCCGGCTGATGTTCAAGCTGTGGGTCCTCGGGCCGACGCAGCCCGCGCGGCTGGCGGACCTGTCGGGCACGACCAGGTCGGCCATGTCGAACCTGATCAACACGCTGGAGCGGGCCGGGCTGGTCGAGCGCACCAGGGACGCGCAGGACCGGCGCGTGGTGTTCGTGGCGCTGACCGAGGAGGGGCGCGAGGCGGTCTCGCGCGTGTTCCCGGTGCAGAACGCCCGCGAGGCGCGCTGGTTCGAGGCGCTGGACAGCGAGGAGCGCGAGCGCGTGGTCGGCCTGATCCGGCGGGTGGTGGCCGGTCGGCCGCAGTAG
- a CDS encoding DUF4360 domain-containing protein translates to MLTAVAAAVLAVSAISPAAGPAAEDAPPDYVTIEVVTVNGSGCPAGTAAVAAAPDRTAFTVTYSSFLAQAGGESDPTDFRKNCQLALELTYPQGFTFGIAQADYRGFAHLQQGATGVEQGNYYFQGTSPTARKQHSFGGPFSDNWQATDTTEWGSIVYAPCGERRLFNLNTELRVNAGSSRGTSFMVMDSTDSNVSTEYHFSWKRC, encoded by the coding sequence ATGTTGACCGCAGTGGCAGCGGCAGTCCTTGCCGTGTCCGCCATCTCCCCGGCCGCCGGACCGGCGGCCGAAGACGCGCCACCTGATTACGTCACCATCGAGGTGGTGACCGTCAACGGCTCCGGCTGCCCGGCCGGCACCGCCGCCGTGGCGGCCGCGCCGGACCGCACGGCGTTCACCGTCACCTACAGTTCCTTCCTGGCCCAGGCGGGCGGCGAATCCGATCCCACCGATTTCCGGAAGAACTGCCAGCTCGCGCTGGAGCTGACCTACCCGCAGGGCTTCACCTTCGGCATCGCCCAGGCCGACTACCGGGGCTTCGCGCACCTCCAGCAGGGTGCGACCGGGGTGGAGCAGGGCAACTACTACTTCCAGGGCACGTCGCCCACCGCGCGCAAGCAGCATTCCTTCGGCGGTCCCTTCAGCGACAACTGGCAGGCGACCGACACCACCGAATGGGGTTCCATCGTCTACGCGCCGTGCGGTGAGCGCCGCTTGTTCAACCTCAACACGGAACTGCGCGTCAATGCCGGTTCTTCACGTGGGACCAGTTTCATGGTGATGGATTCCACGGACAGCAACGTGAGCACCGAGTACCACTTCTCGTGGAAGAGATGCTGA
- a CDS encoding DUF4360 domain-containing protein has translation MFNLGIAAALAAVIVIPPGGAPNTTPPPDHMTIDVVTVNGSGCPAGTAAVAVSPDNKAFTVTYSQFMAQVGVGALPTDFRKNCQLNLRINIPQGFTYGIAQADYRGFAHLERGASGVERANYYFQGMSPTAYKSHSYPGPYSDDWQATDTTELAAIVFHPCGEQRLFNINTELRVSAGSSDPATTTSFISMDSTDGSVETTYHFAWKECP, from the coding sequence ATGTTCAACCTCGGAATTGCCGCCGCACTGGCGGCCGTGATCGTGATCCCGCCGGGCGGTGCGCCGAACACCACGCCGCCCCCCGATCACATGACCATCGACGTGGTCACCGTCAACGGCTCCGGCTGCCCGGCGGGCACCGCGGCCGTGGCGGTGTCGCCGGACAACAAAGCCTTCACCGTCACCTACAGCCAGTTCATGGCGCAGGTGGGTGTGGGCGCCCTGCCCACCGACTTCCGGAAGAACTGCCAGCTCAACCTGAGGATCAACATCCCGCAGGGCTTCACCTACGGGATCGCCCAGGCCGACTACCGCGGTTTCGCGCACCTGGAGCGGGGCGCGTCCGGTGTGGAACGGGCGAACTACTACTTCCAGGGCATGTCGCCGACGGCCTACAAGAGCCACTCCTACCCGGGCCCCTACAGCGACGACTGGCAGGCCACGGACACCACCGAACTGGCCGCGATCGTCTTCCACCCGTGTGGTGAGCAGCGGCTGTTCAACATCAACACGGAGCTGCGGGTGAGCGCCGGCTCGTCCGACCCGGCCACCACGACCAGCTTCATCTCGATGGACTCCACCGACGGCAGCGTGGAGACGACCTACCACTTCGCGTGGAAGGAATGCCCGTGA
- a CDS encoding 5'-nucleotidase, whose translation MPITRAIFQQDHLEPASALPCVHVPFGIANR comes from the coding sequence TTGCCGATCACCAGGGCGATCTTCCAGCAGGACCACCTGGAGCCGGCCTCCGCGCTCCCCTGCGTGCACGTGCCCTTCGGCATCGCCAACCGGTAG
- a CDS encoding glutamate synthase subunit beta — protein MADPRGFLTTEREVPRSRPVFLRLRDWREVYEEFERPRLEKQAGRCMDCGIPFCHQGCPLGNLIPEWNNLVWRDDWRKASERLHATNNFPEFTGTLCPAPCEAACVVGINGDPVTIKRVEISIIDRAWDEGWVTPQVPATRTGKKVAVVGSGPAGLAAAQQLTRAGHSVVVLERADAIGGLLRYGIPEFKMEKWRLDRRLEQMRAEGTEFRTGVNVGADVTVEQLRSEHDAVVLAGGATAWRDLPVPGRSLAGVHQAMEYLPWANRVARGELAEPPITAAGKHVVVIGGGDTGADCVGTAHRQGALSVTQLEIMPRPPERRAEAHPWPTYPMLYRVTSAHEEGGERLYSVSTVEFLGDDAGAVRALKLVEVAASGGRFEPVPGTEREIPAQLVTLAMGFVGPEKDGLLTSLGVELDPRGNVARDSSFATSVEGVFVAGDMGRGQSLIVWAIAEGRSAAAGVDAYLTGRHVLPRPIEPTDRPIA, from the coding sequence ATGGCTGACCCCCGCGGCTTCCTCACCACCGAGCGGGAGGTCCCGCGCAGCCGGCCGGTGTTCCTGCGGCTGCGCGACTGGCGCGAGGTGTACGAGGAGTTCGAGCGCCCCCGGCTGGAGAAGCAGGCCGGCCGGTGCATGGACTGCGGCATCCCGTTCTGCCACCAGGGCTGTCCACTGGGGAACCTGATCCCGGAGTGGAACAACCTGGTGTGGCGCGACGACTGGCGCAAGGCGTCGGAGCGGCTGCACGCGACCAACAACTTCCCGGAGTTCACCGGGACGCTGTGCCCCGCGCCGTGCGAGGCCGCGTGCGTGGTCGGGATCAACGGCGACCCGGTCACCATCAAGCGGGTCGAGATCTCCATCATCGACCGGGCGTGGGACGAGGGCTGGGTGACCCCGCAGGTACCCGCGACCCGCACCGGCAAGAAGGTCGCGGTCGTCGGCTCCGGCCCGGCCGGGCTGGCCGCGGCGCAGCAGCTGACCCGCGCCGGGCACTCCGTGGTGGTGCTGGAGCGCGCCGACGCCATCGGCGGGCTGCTGCGGTACGGCATCCCCGAGTTCAAGATGGAGAAGTGGCGCCTGGACCGGCGGCTGGAGCAGATGCGCGCCGAGGGCACCGAGTTCCGCACGGGCGTGAACGTCGGCGCGGACGTCACGGTCGAGCAGCTGCGCTCGGAGCACGACGCGGTGGTGCTGGCCGGCGGCGCGACCGCGTGGCGGGACCTGCCGGTGCCCGGCCGTTCGCTCGCGGGCGTCCACCAGGCGATGGAGTACCTGCCGTGGGCGAACCGGGTGGCGCGCGGCGAGCTGGCCGAACCGCCCATCACCGCGGCGGGCAAGCACGTCGTCGTCATCGGCGGCGGCGACACGGGCGCGGACTGCGTGGGCACGGCCCACCGCCAGGGCGCGCTGTCGGTGACGCAGCTGGAGATCATGCCCAGGCCGCCGGAGCGGCGGGCCGAGGCGCACCCGTGGCCGACCTACCCGATGCTGTACCGGGTGACGTCGGCCCACGAGGAGGGCGGCGAGCGCCTGTACTCGGTGTCCACGGTGGAGTTCCTGGGCGACGACGCCGGTGCGGTGCGGGCCCTGAAGCTGGTCGAGGTGGCGGCCTCCGGTGGGCGCTTCGAGCCGGTGCCGGGGACGGAGCGCGAGATCCCGGCGCAGCTGGTGACGCTGGCCATGGGTTTCGTGGGGCCGGAGAAGGACGGGCTGCTCACGTCGCTGGGGGTCGAGCTGGACCCGCGGGGGAACGTGGCGCGCGACTCGTCGTTCGCGACCTCGGTGGAGGGCGTGTTCGTGGCCGGTGACATGGGGCGCGGGCAGTCGTTGATCGTGTGGGCCATCGCGGAGGGCCGCTCGGCCGCCGCGGGGGTGGATGCGTACCTGACGGGGCGGCACGTGCTGCCCCGGCCGATCGAGCCGACGGACCGGCCGATCGCCTGA